One segment of Salvia splendens isolate huo1 chromosome 20, SspV2, whole genome shotgun sequence DNA contains the following:
- the LOC121780569 gene encoding replication factor C subunit 3-like, whose protein sequence is MAKVIDVMDIDDDNGNFNSAKPNLKGKNVVVSAAPPDTRATPWVEKYRPQSLDDVAAHRDIVETIDRLASGNRLPHLLLYGPPGTGKTSTVLAMARKLYGNKLQNMVLELNASDDRGIDVVRQQIQDFASTQSISFGGKSAVKLVLLDEADAMTKDAQFALRRVIEKYTKSNRFALICNNVNKIIPALQSRCTRFRFAPLDAVHVRDRLRHVIESEGLDVPENGMKALVQLSNGDMRKALNILQSTHMACQQITEEAVYLCTGNPLPKDIEQISHWLLNEPFTTSSQRISEMKTRKGLALVDIVREVTMFVFKIKMPPAVRIQLINDMADIEYRLSMACNDKLQLGSLIAAFTRARGSLVAAGT, encoded by the exons ATGGCGAAAGTGATAGATGTCATGGATATCGACGACGACAACGGCAATTTCAATTCCGCCAAGCCCAACCTCAAGGGCAAAAACGTCGTCGTTTCAGCTGCTCCACCGGACACCAGAGCCACGCCCTGGGTCGAGAAATATCGCCCCCAGTCTCTCGATGACGTCGCCGCCCACCGTGACATTGTTGAGACCA TTGATAGATTAGCATCTGGGAACAGATTGCCCCATTTGCTGCTTTATGGACCGCCAGGGACAGGGAAGACTTCTACCGTTTTGGCAATGGCTCGGAAACTTTATGGAAACAAGTTGCAAAACATGGTTCTGGAGTTGAATGCATCCGATGATCGTGGTATTGATGTTGTTAGGCAGCAGATTCAAGACTTTGCAAGCACACAGAGCATCTCTTTTGG GGGAAAGTCTGCCGTAAAATTGGTTCTACTGGATGAGGCAGATGCCATGACTAAGGATGCACAATTTGCTCTTCGTAGAG TGATTGAGAAATACACCAAAAGCAATAGATTTGCTTTGATCTGCAACAATGTCAATAAAATTATTCCAGCACTGCAATCAAGATGTACACGGTTCCGCTTTGCTCCTCTTGATGCTGTTCATGTCAGGGATAGGCTCAGACACGTAATTGAATCTGAAGG GCTTGATGTTCCAGAAAATGGTATGAAAGCTCTTGTACAGCTTAGCAACGGTGATATGAGGAAAGCCTTGAATATTTTACAG TCAACACATATGGCCTGTCAGCAGATCACAGAAGAAGCTGTCTACTTGTGTACTGGGAACCCTTTGCCCAAAGACATCGAGCAGATATCCCATTGGCTCCTGAATGAGCCATTCACAACTAGCAGCCAAA GAATATCTGAGATGAAGACCAGAAAAGGGTTGGCTCTGGTTGATATCGTCAGAGAAGTTACCAT GTTTGTTTTTAAGATCAAGATGCCACCAGCTGTCCGCATTCAACTTATTAACGATATGGCTGATATCGA ATATAGGTTGAGCATGGCATGCAATGACAAGCTGCAGCTGGGGTCACTAATTGCTGCTTTTACACGAGCCAGAGGTTCGCTAGTTGCTGCTGGAACATAA